A genomic window from Onychostoma macrolepis isolate SWU-2019 chromosome 22, ASM1243209v1, whole genome shotgun sequence includes:
- the LOC131530166 gene encoding gastrula zinc finger protein XlCGF8.2DB-like, translated as MRDPEPCRMKHAEEQTDLMEVKEESQELLEEKHNFIPGEKSLSCSLTDNNNKSQKRERAKKVFICPQCAKSFTQKIGLERHMLIHTGEKPFTCSQCGKCFRCKRNLVDHIRVHTGEKPFTCDQCGKSFAYKTGLNRHIRIHTGEKPFMCPQCGRGFALSGAIRRHIKIHSGEKPHTCDHCGKSFTYKENLKEHMRIHTGERPYNCVQCGKSFTHISSLKEHLHTHSAVRPFNCDQCGKTFLSSSILKRHLQVHMQEKPYLCSLCGKSFARLDGFKEHQKIHTGVRTHVCFECGNGFISVTHLKLHQRIHTGEKPYKCSHCHKRFSRSGTLKAHERIHTGEKPYHCTACGKSFNQSNQLLSHKKKHHSVLSQ; from the exons atgagagatccagaaccctgcagaatgaaacacgctgaagaacaaacag ACCTGATGGAAGTGAAAGAGGAAAGTCAAGAACTGCTTGAGGAGAAACATAATTTCATACCCGGAGAAAAATCATTGAGTTGTTCActgactgataataataataaatcccaAAAACGAGAAAGAGCcaaaaaagttttcatctgcCCTCAATGTGCAAAGAGTTTCACGCAAAAAATCGGCCTTGAGCGCCACATGCTAATTCACACCGGCGAGAAACCCTTCACTTGCTCTCAGTGTGGGAAGTGTTTCAGGTGTAAAAGGAACCTCGTGGATCACATAAGAGTTCATACcggagagaaaccgttcacgTGCGACCAATGCGGCAAGAGTTTCGCATACAAAACAGGCCTGAACAGGCACATAAGGATTCATaccggagagaagccgttcATGTGTCCTCAATGCGGAAGAGGTTTTGCACTCTCAGGAGCCATTAGGAggcacatcaaaatccacagcGGAGAAAAGCCGCACACATGCGATCACTGCGGAAAGAGTTTCACCTATAAAGAAAACCTTAAGGagcacatgaggatccacaccgGAGAGAGACCGTacaattgtgtccaatgtggaaagagcttcacgCATATTAGCAGTCTTAAAGAACATCTTCACACTCACTCTGCTGTCAGGCCGTTTAACTGCGACCAATGCGGTAAAACGTTTCTTTCATCATCCATACTAAAGAGACACTTGCAAGTTCACATGCAGGAGAAGCCATACTTGTGTTctctgtgtggaaagagttttgcaCGACTGGATGGTTTTAAAGAGCATCAGAAGATACACACCGGTGTGAGAACTCATGTGTGTTTTGAGTGCGGGAATGGGTTTATATCAGTCACGCACTTGAAACTGCaccagaggattcacactggagagaaaccgtacaaGTGTTCGCACTGCCACAAGAGGTTCTCTCGCTCAGGAACCCTGAAAGcgcatgagaggattcacaccggagagaaaccATATCACTGCACTgcgtgtgggaagagtttcaacCAAtcaaatcagctgctgagtcaTAAGAAGAAACATCACTCTGTGTTGTCACAATAA
- the LOC131530168 gene encoding gastrula zinc finger protein XlCGF8.2DB-like, with translation MDVKEECKNLNEVEEQHHHSITDEKPLTLSQKTAKIKKSYICPQCGKCFAGKSRLERHIRIHTGEKPFACFVCAKSFACKERLDRHVKIHTGEKPFTCEWCGKRLACKTRLKRHMITHTGKKPYVCLHCERSFTTNTNLQRHVKLHTGERPHTCQECGKSFIRKEKLRFHMTIHTGERPYSCEQCGKSFRHINGLKDHQLSHAAERSFNCDQCGKDFITASALKRHLRVHSGEKPFLCSLCGKSFARVDCFKRHQEVHSGVKDHVCYECGKAFITSDQLKQHQRIHTGEKPYKCSLCGKSFAQSPHLKAHEKSHTTESHLVISDQIIY, from the coding sequence ATGGACGTGAAAGAGGAATGTAAAAACCTGAATGAGGTGGAGGAGCAACATCATCACTCCATCACTGACGAAAAACCTTTGACTCTCTCACAAAAAACAGCCAAAATCAAGAAGTCTTACAtctgccctcagtgtggaaagtgttTTGCAGGTAAATCACGACTCGAGCGGCATATTAGAATTCACACCGGAGAAAAACCGTTCGCGTGTTTTGTGTGCGCAAAGAGTTTCGCATGTAAAGAAAGACTCGACAGGCATGTAAAaatccacaccggagagaagcctttcactTGTGAATGGTGCGGAAAGCGTTTGGCGTGTAAAACGAGACTCAAGAGGCACATGATAACCCACACTGGAAAAAAGCCTTACGTGTGCTTGCATTGTGAAAGGAGCTTCACAACTAACACAAACCTACAGCGGCACGTTAAACTCCACACTGGAGAAAGGCCTCACACGTGCCAAgagtgtggaaagagcttcatACGCAAGGAAAAGCTCAGGTTTCACATGACAATCCACACTGGCGAGCGACCTTACAGTTGCGAACAATGCGGGAAGAGTTTCCGACACATCAACGGCCTCAAAGATCACCAGCTCTCTCACGCCGCAGAGAGGTCTTTTAACTGTGATCAATGCGGTAAGGATTTTATTACTGCGTCTGCACTGAAGAGACACTTGAGAGTTCATTCAGGTGAGAAGCCTTTCTTGTGCTctctgtgtggaaagagttttgcaCGGGTGGACTGCTTTAAAAGGCATCAGGAGGTCCATAGTGgtgtgaaggatcatgtgtgTTATGAATGCGGGAAGGCTTTTATTACATCCGATCAGCTCAAGCAGCaccagaggattcacactggagagaaaccgtacaaGTGCTCCCTTTGTGGGAAAAGTTTCGCTCAGTCGCCGCACCTAAAAGCACACGAGAAAAGCCACACCACTGAGAGCCATCTGGTAATAAGTGATCAAATCATCTACTGA